A single genomic interval of Streptomyces sp. 1222.5 harbors:
- a CDS encoding GNAT family N-acetyltransferase yields MSLVRRALPEDAAEVLRLRQVMIDSMFESGGGPTDWHAESLPTLRDRLADTDGDFVAFVVERPGRPGALAALAAGALEYRIGRTGNPHGRVGHVFSVATDPDARRRGHARACVEELLEWFRVRGARQVDLNASAAAEPLYASLGFVRKPDPSMRLEL; encoded by the coding sequence ATGAGTCTCGTACGACGGGCCCTGCCCGAGGACGCCGCCGAGGTCCTGCGTCTGCGGCAGGTGATGATCGATTCGATGTTCGAGTCGGGTGGCGGCCCGACCGACTGGCACGCGGAGTCCCTGCCGACGCTGCGGGACCGGCTCGCCGACACGGACGGGGACTTCGTCGCCTTCGTCGTCGAGCGTCCCGGCCGGCCCGGGGCGCTGGCCGCGCTGGCGGCCGGGGCGCTGGAGTACCGCATCGGGCGGACCGGCAATCCGCACGGGCGGGTCGGCCACGTCTTCAGCGTCGCCACCGACCCGGACGCCCGCCGGCGCGGCCACGCGCGCGCGTGCGTGGAGGAACTGCTGGAGTGGTTCCGGGTGCGCGGGGCCCGGCAGGTCGACCTCAACGCCTCCGCCGCGGCCGAGCCGCTGTACGCCTCGCTCGGCTTCGTGCGCAAGCCCGACCCCTCGATGCGGCTGGAGCTGTGA